Within Hydra vulgaris chromosome 02, alternate assembly HydraT2T_AEP, the genomic segment AACTACACAATGGCGAATTTGTCAATCGTGAATGGCTATTATACTCACCTTCAACAGGTTCTGTTTTTTGCTTTGCTTGTACCTTATTCTCCAGCAAACACTCTAATTTTTCCACAACTGGATTTGATGACTGGAAAAATGCCTTAAAATGTATATCTGGACACGAGAATGGTTCTGAACATCACAAAAATATGCTTACTTACTCCAGTCGGCAGAGAGAAAGTGGCCAGCTTGACTCTgtattattaaaacagttaCATAACGAACAATTGTACTGGCAAAATGTGCTGAAAAGAATTGTTGCAGTTGTAAAGTTCTTGTCATCAAGAGGATTGCCATTTCGTGGAAACAATGAAACCATTGGTTCAGAGCAAAATGGTAATTATTTAGGAACTCTTGAGTTACTTAGCCAGTTTGACCCATTCCTACATGAACACATGAAAAAACATGGAAATTCTGGAAAAGGTAATACTTCATACCTCTCCGCCAATATCTGTGAGGAGTTTATATGCCTAATGGGAAATAAAGTTTTGAGCGAAAtaatttctgaattaaaaaaagcaaaatactaCTCAATCAGCGTTGACTCAACTCCAGACTTGTCACATGTAGATCAATTAACTTTTACAGTTCGATATGTTAAAGACTTGGCACCAGTTGAgcgttttttgcaatttgttcCCATTCACGGGCATAGAGCTGAACATTTAGAAACagtggttttgaattttttacaagaaaatgaAATTTCAATATCTGACTGTCGTGGGCAGTCATACGATAATGCATCAAATATGGCAGGACAGTACTCAGGCCTACAAAAGAGGATTAAAGACAAAAGTGAATCAGCATTGTTTATTCCTTGTGCTGGACATTCTTTAAATCTGGTTGGCAACAGTGCAGCTGGATGTTGTTTagaagcaattattttttttgactttgttCAATGCCTCTACAACTTTTTTTCTGCATCAACTCATCGTTGGCAAGTGCTTCTGTCTTTTGTTGGCAAAggcaaaaaaattgtcaaacaGCTTTCTGGAACTCGATGGTCAGCACGTGCAGATGCTGTGACTTGTCTGCATGACAGTTATGATGAGATTAAAAAAGCACTTGAATTTTTGATCAAGGACATAAGTCAGTCAAAAGAAACTCAAAATGATGCTCAAAATCTCATCACGAAAATGAACACTTTTGAGATTGTTTTTCTGACAATTTTCTGGAATGATATTCTTTGTCATTTTAATGAAACATCGAAGATTTTAcagaaagaaaatttaaacctGGATGTTGCAGTTCGGATTCTAAAGTCATTGTTGCATTTCATTAAAGATTTGAGGAGTCAATTTAAGAATTACCAGGAAAAAGCCAAAATCTTGCTTCCAAACACTGACTACAGAGATTCttcaaaaagaacaaaaaaaagaagccGACGTATGGCCTTCTTTGATGGTGAGGCTGAAGAATTGGAATTTCAGGGaagttataaattcaaaattgaaaCATACCTTCCTGTTATTGATTCACTAAcatcaaatttagaaaaaagaacATCAGCATATGAGAAGATATATGACAATTTCGGATTTCTAGTAAACATTCAAACAATTGCCAATGTTGAACTAAAAGACCATTGTTCAAACCTAGCACAAATTTATAAGAAGGACATAAatgaaaatgaacttttttttgagtGCCagcaatttaaatattacatttcaAAAGATGAACATTCATTTACAGAATTTTACTCAACATTAAAAAGAGACCACTTGGAATCAACTTTTCCAAATATTGAAATTTCCCTTAGAATTTTTCTGTCAATGATGGTCTCAAATTGCACTGGCGAGCGAtcgttttcaaaactaaaacttataaaaaatgaactCCGCTAAACCATGCTGCAAGAAAGATTGAACTGTTTGTCGTTAATGTCAATTGAATCAGATGTTCTTTTAACCATtgattttgatgatattattaaagaattttcaagaaaaaaatcacGTAAACGTCACATGTAAATTTTATCATTGCTTCAATTTAcattactattattaactacttttaactattactactaatattaatattgttatcattattattattattatttttgttattattgttattattattaaatatattactattattattattgttattgttgttattattattattattactaagattaattgtatataaataaactattttttaaggTATTTACTTGAGATTAGTatttcaatactatttgtaaatagccgtgaaaatttattttcagaatatatatgattgattgattgattgattgattcaATAAATGTTTCCTATTTTagtatttgatttaatttttttactaaggaAAAAGGGGGCCCCCAAATTAAGTCTAGCCTAGGGCCCCCGATGGCCTTAAGACGGCCCTGCCCGTTAAAAGGGTATTTCTTCTCGAACTATCTTCAATTTCTCTTAGttgactttttacttttaataaatcacTGTTAACTTTTAGCTTTATGCATATGAGGGAGTGAGGCCAAGATGTATAAGTAACATTGATAAAATAGTTGAGTTAAGTGTAGAATTAAATAGATGAAGGAAACAAAATGTTGGTGACAAAGGGTTTTAAGTGAATTTCTATCCTGTACtgaaactaattaatttattgtgcTACACCTCttgatgattttattaaagtgttttaactttaaattgttttttcaaaaacaatgaAGTCGTCACTTGTTCCCCTTGGCTTCTCACACCTTCATATCtcatttgttttagatttaaataactcaaataaaaaaaaactaaaaaacaacaacaacaaaaatttggaaagaatatctttattgaacaaacttttttatttcgaatgAGTTTACTTTTTCAATTGTTCGATTTAaggtttcatttataaaaattttttgacagaatttattttttttcgaaCTTGTCAAGTGTTTCTGtgaaaggttttaaaaacgcagaattttttttcctttttttttttaattttcttgtttctCGAGTATTTCAGCAAAAACTTTCTCATTACTCTTTATATTCTccataatattatttgtatttatctcTAAAATGTTATTTCTATTTTTCCCCAATTCAAATCTAATTccgcgttaaaaaaaaaaaaaaaatccgttCATTTCAGTAGATAATTAGGAGATTAATTTGAATTCcgaaaattttcaataatataggCACTCATTCATTATAACCACGCGTCACGAATCAACTTTTTACcgggtttttttatttaagggtAAATTCGTAAAACTTAATgactaaatttgtaaaattttattcttaaattaaaCCGATAAATAATTGCACCTTTCGTTTTGATGCAAAGACTGGATTTTATGTATTTCAG encodes:
- the LOC136076056 gene encoding zinc finger MYM-type protein 1-like, encoding MSNRTYQSGAAKRKKAAKAKEDISKYLPLTSFLLVQKSKPVVSEDVFLCPASNFISINSALLPNETLEIQQELEPEQEPEPEQEPEPEQESEPAQVPEPVQEPEPAQEPESNQIKTYPNATTKTTQETDPALWHQLSQEAQSFWISNGPSMCQNNDGSFKNSERLSCGQKRYLSKSCFRRELHNGEFVNREWLLYSPSTGSVFCFACTLFSSKHSNFSTTGFDDWKNALKCISGHENGSEHHKNMLTYSSRQRESGQLDSVLLKQLHNEQLYWQNVLKRIVAVVKFLSSRGLPFRGNNETIGSEQNGNYLGTLELLSQFDPFLHEHMKKHGNSGKGNTSYLSANICEEFICLMGNKVLSEIISELKKAKYYSISVDSTPDLSHVDQLTFTVRYVKDLAPVERFLQFVPIHGHRAEHLETVVLNFLQENEISISDCRGQSYDNASNMAGQYSGLQKRIKDKSESALFIPCAGHSLNLVGNSAAGCCLEAIIFFDFVQCLYNFFSASTHRWQVLLSFVGKGKKIVKQLSGTRWSARADAVTCLHDSYDEIKKALEFLIKDISQSKETQNDAQNLITKMNTFEIVFLTIFWNDILCHFNETSKILQKENLNLDVAVRILKSLLHFIKDLRSQFKNYQEKAKILLPNTDYRDSSKRTKKRSRRMAFFDGEAEELEFQGSYKFKIETYLPVIDSLTSNLEKRTSAYEKIYDNFGFLVNIQTIANVELKDHCSNLAQIYKKDINENELFFECQQFKYYISKDEHSFTEFYSTLKRDHLESTFPNIEISLRIFLSMMVSNCTGERSFSKLKLIKNELR